A window of Prolixibacter sp. SD074 contains these coding sequences:
- a CDS encoding site-specific integrase, whose protein sequence is MNYYDKFKKSFEQEAVLRNLSERTRKSYWWHIADYSNFCKKDPEHTGVEELRAYFQSMLTDGNHKPGSVKMGYYALRFLFTNIYHKEWAKEYLPTPKVAKTLPLVLSKDEVSDVLGAIDNFKHRAIIMLIYSTGARVSESVNIKLTDIDSRRMQVNIQEGKGLKQRKVPLSPVLLSVLRDYYKKYKPQHYLFEGAGGKGTHLGITAVRTICINARHRTPQVKKPYTPHTFRHCFATHHLEQGTNILAIQRLMGHSDLSNTLKYLHVQQLNTSQVVNPLDTLEGLEGLCRNK, encoded by the coding sequence ATTAATTATTATGACAAATTTAAAAAAAGCTTTGAACAGGAAGCGGTTTTACGCAATCTAAGTGAAAGGACCCGTAAAAGTTACTGGTGGCACATTGCCGATTACAGTAACTTTTGCAAAAAAGACCCGGAACACACGGGAGTAGAAGAACTCAGGGCCTATTTTCAAAGTATGCTCACCGATGGGAACCACAAACCGGGCAGTGTAAAAATGGGCTACTACGCCCTTCGGTTCCTCTTTACAAATATTTACCATAAGGAGTGGGCAAAAGAATACCTTCCAACGCCAAAGGTTGCCAAAACACTCCCGCTGGTTTTATCAAAAGACGAAGTGAGCGATGTACTCGGGGCTATTGACAACTTCAAGCACCGCGCTATCATCATGCTCATTTATTCCACCGGGGCCAGGGTATCAGAGAGTGTAAACATCAAACTTACCGACATTGACAGCCGGCGGATGCAGGTAAACATCCAGGAAGGCAAAGGGCTGAAACAACGTAAAGTGCCGCTATCGCCGGTTTTACTTTCTGTTTTAAGGGATTATTACAAAAAGTACAAGCCGCAGCATTACCTTTTTGAAGGCGCGGGAGGAAAAGGTACCCACCTGGGCATTACAGCAGTACGGACTATTTGTATTAATGCACGGCACCGCACGCCACAGGTTAAAAAGCCTTACACGCCACACACTTTCCGGCATTGTTTTGCCACGCACCACCTCGAACAGGGCACCAACATTCTGGCCATACAGCGCCTGATGGGGCATTCCGATTTAAGCAACACGCTCAAATACCTCCACGTGCAGCAACTCAACACAAGCCAGGTGGTAAACCCGCTGGACACGCTGGAAGGACTGGAGGGGCTATGCAGGAACAAATAA
- a CDS encoding helix-turn-helix domain-containing protein: MDLGNVIKNIRKQKGLTQNEFASLCGITQTYLSQIEGNLKEPTLSTLKAISEKLNIPLPILFFLSMTEDDVQPNKRKAFEIVSPSVKSFVNEFFAV, from the coding sequence ATGGATTTAGGTAACGTCATAAAAAATATTAGAAAGCAAAAAGGGCTAACTCAAAACGAGTTTGCCTCTTTATGCGGTATTACTCAAACTTATCTTTCACAAATTGAAGGAAACTTGAAAGAACCCACTCTTTCTACTTTAAAAGCAATTAGTGAAAAACTAAATATTCCATTACCAATCTTATTCTTTTTATCAATGACTGAAGATGATGTTCAGCCGAATAAAAGGAAGGCGTTTGAAATAGTTAGTCCTTCTGTAAAATCATTCGTAAATGAATTCTTCGCAGTATAA
- a CDS encoding reverse transcriptase family protein has protein sequence MNSSQYKKNEFKKLCAAIGFKPKDVETLISNIDSFYKEWVEKKTDKKTGDLKKYKDGTVKKRIIRPSLMELKAIQGNIKNKILVPIPLPDCVHGGVKGRSNITNAKPHQGNKFQFTTDLQEFYPNISSKRVYETFVKLKFSPHFSHWLTKLTTWKFELPQGTPTSTHIANLVFLETDLQLIELCKKHEITYTRYVDDLTFSSQKDFRPLLNDILKIVTSNGFKLSYRKTKYSGNQTVTGISVLLNKIDAPEKIIEKANIEKESNSEVKPFTNYLNNIRKTNNQTKKKADRTTF, from the coding sequence ATGAATTCTTCGCAGTATAAAAAGAATGAGTTCAAAAAACTATGTGCAGCTATTGGCTTTAAACCAAAAGATGTTGAGACATTAATCTCCAACATTGATAGCTTTTATAAAGAATGGGTTGAAAAGAAAACAGATAAGAAAACAGGAGACTTAAAAAAATACAAGGACGGGACAGTAAAGAAAAGAATTATTCGTCCATCATTAATGGAGCTAAAAGCTATTCAAGGAAATATCAAGAATAAGATTTTAGTTCCCATTCCTCTTCCTGACTGTGTTCACGGTGGCGTAAAAGGACGAAGCAACATAACAAATGCAAAACCTCACCAGGGGAATAAGTTTCAATTTACAACAGATTTACAAGAGTTTTATCCTAACATTAGTTCAAAAAGAGTGTATGAAACTTTTGTAAAACTGAAATTTTCACCACACTTTTCTCATTGGCTGACCAAGTTGACAACTTGGAAGTTTGAATTACCACAAGGAACACCTACAAGCACTCATATTGCGAACCTCGTTTTTCTTGAAACAGACTTACAACTAATTGAACTTTGCAAAAAGCACGAAATTACCTACACAAGATATGTGGATGATTTGACTTTTTCATCTCAGAAGGATTTTCGCCCTTTATTAAATGACATTCTAAAAATTGTGACATCAAACGGTTTCAAACTAAGTTATAGAAAGACAAAGTATAGCGGGAATCAAACCGTGACAGGTATTAGCGTTTTGTTAAATAAGATTGATGCCCCTGAAAAAATAATAGAAAAGGCGAACATTGAAAAAGAATCCAACTCTGAAGTAAAACCATTTACGAACTATTTAAATAACATTAGAAAGACAAATAATCAGACTAAAAAGAAAGCCGACCGCACAACATTTTAG
- a CDS encoding IS91 family transposase — MQEQIIVGSLLREYGGNYISQNKVTKEQQSLIHLLSACRTGGLGSHFEKCDHCSYTEKSYNSCRNRHCPVCQQKEKLEWLDKRMKELLPVGYYHLVFTLPHELNPLCLQNRKVMYGLLFKAVSQTLLELTRDVKHLGADIGLVTVLHTWGQNMKEHPHLHCIMPAGGLGFDREHWVHVPAKNNFFIAGKILAKKFRGKFLYLLKQAKEKGELDFHGKLAGIKGPVQFNRFLTPLYKKDWVVNVQAPMGNPEKILEYLSRYVFRIAITDRRILEVKNGKVRFSWKDYRTGRFREMKLDVDEFIRRFLLHILPKGFFKVRYYGILSSRYRKQNILAAKQLLAQEVENRKEEALEDGGQVWERQDTVWTEILECIQNFRQPNCPVCKKGRLRFAGLVKDVPWEPG, encoded by the coding sequence ATGCAGGAACAAATAATTGTAGGAAGTTTACTGCGTGAATACGGGGGAAACTACATCAGCCAAAACAAGGTAACAAAAGAGCAGCAGAGCTTAATCCACCTGCTGTCGGCGTGCCGCACCGGGGGCCTTGGAAGCCATTTCGAGAAATGCGACCATTGCAGCTATACAGAGAAATCTTATAACTCCTGCCGCAACCGCCACTGCCCTGTGTGCCAGCAAAAAGAAAAACTGGAATGGCTGGACAAACGGATGAAAGAACTTCTCCCGGTGGGGTATTACCATTTGGTGTTCACCCTGCCGCATGAGTTAAACCCGCTTTGCCTGCAAAACAGGAAAGTGATGTATGGCTTGTTGTTCAAAGCTGTTTCACAAACCCTGCTCGAACTTACCCGTGACGTAAAGCACCTGGGCGCTGATATTGGCCTGGTTACCGTACTCCATACCTGGGGGCAGAACATGAAGGAACACCCACACCTGCATTGCATCATGCCCGCAGGGGGCCTGGGCTTCGACCGCGAACACTGGGTGCATGTACCGGCCAAAAACAACTTTTTCATCGCAGGCAAGATATTGGCAAAAAAGTTCAGGGGAAAGTTTCTGTATTTGCTAAAACAAGCCAAAGAAAAAGGGGAACTCGATTTTCACGGCAAACTGGCAGGCATAAAAGGGCCTGTGCAGTTTAACCGCTTCCTCACGCCTTTATACAAAAAGGACTGGGTGGTGAATGTGCAGGCACCCATGGGCAATCCTGAAAAAATACTGGAATACCTTTCGCGTTACGTGTTTCGTATTGCCATTACCGACCGGCGGATTTTGGAAGTGAAGAATGGCAAAGTGCGATTTTCGTGGAAAGATTACCGTACAGGCAGGTTCAGGGAAATGAAACTGGATGTGGATGAGTTTATCCGCCGGTTTTTGTTGCACATTTTGCCAAAGGGCTTTTTTAAAGTGCGGTACTATGGAATTTTATCGAGCCGTTACCGTAAACAAAACATCCTGGCGGCAAAACAACTGCTGGCACAAGAGGTCGAAAACCGGAAAGAAGAGGCACTGGAAGATGGCGGCCAGGTTTGGGAAAGACAGGATACGGTGTGGACTGAAATCCTGGAATGTATCCAAAACTTCCGGCAGCCCAACTGCCCGGTATGTAAAAAAGGAAGGCTGCGTTTTGCCGGTTTGGTGAAAGATGTTCCGTGGGAACCCGGATAG
- a CDS encoding IS4 family transposase — MNQGKYVFSQIAKFIPQRYFERIMVKYKDRTRQWSLTSWNQMLVLMFGQLDGCNSLRELTDITTAHAKKSFHLGFGRTPINRTQLSKVNQIRDYQIFEEFAYHMVELAQKKRIDKEFELSGKYYAFDSTTIDLCMSLFEWARFRSTKSGIKIHTQLDVVTQIPVSFNITEAAVHDVNAMDWINYEPFACYIFDRGYWDLDRLYRIGLLNSFFVIREKRRPKFEVIAGEDLLENTDNILRDNTVRFTTRGNAENYPSEIRRIIYYEPELKRTFTYYTNNFFLKARDIAFLYKNRWVVETFFKWMKGHLRIKSFWGNTENAVRIQVYVAIITYCTVAIIERKLELNRSIYEVMRILGSSLLAKDNIKELFQPMEAEQIPDDGQLHFEFDIF, encoded by the coding sequence ATGAACCAAGGCAAGTACGTTTTCAGTCAGATAGCAAAATTTATACCGCAACGATATTTCGAAAGAATTATGGTGAAATACAAGGATAGGACAAGGCAATGGAGTTTGACAAGCTGGAATCAGATGCTTGTTCTCATGTTCGGTCAGTTGGATGGCTGCAACAGCCTTCGTGAACTGACTGATATAACTACTGCTCATGCCAAGAAATCCTTTCACCTTGGTTTTGGTCGGACACCTATTAACAGAACGCAACTGTCCAAAGTTAATCAAATCCGTGATTACCAAATTTTTGAAGAATTTGCCTATCATATGGTAGAACTTGCCCAGAAAAAGCGTATCGATAAGGAGTTTGAACTCAGTGGGAAGTACTATGCCTTTGATTCCACCACCATAGACCTCTGTATGTCTCTTTTTGAGTGGGCAAGGTTCAGAAGTACCAAGTCCGGCATCAAGATACACACACAACTTGATGTTGTGACCCAGATACCGGTCTCGTTCAACATCACAGAGGCTGCTGTTCATGATGTGAATGCGATGGACTGGATAAATTATGAGCCGTTTGCCTGCTATATTTTTGACCGTGGTTACTGGGATTTGGACAGGCTGTACCGTATCGGGTTGCTCAACTCGTTCTTCGTTATCCGGGAAAAACGAAGACCAAAGTTTGAAGTCATAGCCGGAGAAGACCTTCTGGAGAACACAGATAATATCCTCAGAGATAATACAGTGAGGTTCACCACAAGGGGAAATGCGGAAAACTATCCGTCCGAAATCAGGAGAATAATATATTATGAACCAGAACTCAAACGAACCTTCACTTACTACACGAACAACTTTTTTCTGAAGGCCAGGGACATTGCCTTTCTTTATAAAAACAGATGGGTCGTAGAGACCTTCTTCAAATGGATGAAGGGACATCTGCGCATCAAGTCCTTCTGGGGAAATACAGAGAATGCTGTACGGATACAGGTTTATGTAGCTATCATCACGTATTGCACTGTTGCAATCATTGAAAGAAAACTTGAACTCAACAGGAGCATTTATGAGGTCATGAGAATATTGGGCAGTTCCCTTCTGGCAAAGGACAATATCAAGGAGCTGTTCCAGCCTATGGAGGCTGAGCAAATCCCTGACGATGGGCAGTTGCATTTTGAGTTTGATATTTTTTAA
- a CDS encoding HEPN domain-containing protein, producing MTGTKNDLINYRIARAKDTYDDASILAEREKWNSTINRLYYAAYYAVMALLLDSDLKPTTHNGAKSNFSEYFIKTGKIDSKYGKMYSQLFTWRQKGDYDDLFDFHKDNVEPYFEPVNDFISMIESMIQK from the coding sequence ATGACCGGAACAAAAAATGATTTGATTAATTATAGAATTGCCAGAGCAAAAGACACCTATGACGATGCATCAATTCTTGCAGAAAGGGAAAAATGGAATTCGACAATTAACAGATTGTATTATGCCGCTTATTATGCAGTAATGGCTCTTCTACTCGACTCTGACTTAAAACCAACAACCCACAACGGAGCAAAATCAAACTTCTCGGAGTATTTCATTAAGACTGGTAAGATTGACTCAAAATACGGTAAAATGTATTCTCAATTGTTTACTTGGAGACAAAAAGGAGATTATGACGATTTATTCGATTTTCACAAAGACAATGTAGAACCTTATTTTGAACCAGTTAATGATTTCATCTCGATGATTGAAAGCATGATACAAAAATAA
- a CDS encoding IS1595 family transposase yields the protein MSTLGGNIIKMENKFRSLTIFEFQERFPDEDSCYQYLTELKWGTGFVCPNCGHTNYCNGKRLFDRQCTSCHRISSPTSGTLFHQLKFSVLKAFYIVYYVSTSKKGISSTELSRKLGLRQKTCWKFKGKVMKAMESSGNHKIDGKAEVDETVVGGQEEGVVGRKNGKKKLVVFAIERNGKGVSRMYGKVIKQSSSKELGGFMKMTIETSAQIKTDKWRGYSPLVKDFSNLVQVDSGKKGGNFPDLHRCIMGFKGWLRGMHHQVENLQAYIDEYCYRFNRSNMKERIFDSLLTRMVNAEPFPYKQSII from the coding sequence ATGTCTACTTTAGGGGGAAATATTATAAAAATGGAGAACAAATTCAGAAGCCTTACTATTTTTGAGTTTCAGGAACGTTTCCCTGACGAAGATTCTTGTTATCAATATTTGACTGAACTAAAATGGGGGACTGGCTTTGTTTGCCCCAATTGTGGACACACCAATTATTGTAACGGAAAGCGCCTATTCGACAGACAGTGTACCAGTTGCCACCGAATCTCCTCCCCAACGAGCGGGACATTGTTTCACCAGTTAAAGTTCTCGGTATTAAAGGCCTTTTACATTGTTTATTATGTAAGTACGAGTAAAAAAGGGATCAGCAGTACGGAACTAAGCAGAAAGCTTGGGTTAAGACAAAAGACCTGCTGGAAGTTCAAAGGCAAGGTAATGAAAGCCATGGAAAGCAGTGGCAACCATAAAATCGATGGCAAGGCCGAAGTTGATGAAACAGTTGTCGGCGGCCAGGAAGAAGGGGTTGTGGGGAGAAAAAACGGCAAAAAGAAGTTGGTTGTATTTGCCATTGAGAGAAACGGCAAAGGAGTTAGCCGTATGTACGGAAAGGTCATCAAGCAGAGCAGTTCGAAGGAACTTGGTGGGTTTATGAAAATGACCATTGAGACAAGTGCACAAATAAAGACAGATAAATGGCGAGGATATTCCCCTTTGGTAAAAGACTTCAGTAATCTTGTGCAGGTTGATTCAGGGAAAAAGGGCGGCAACTTCCCTGACTTGCACAGGTGTATTATGGGCTTCAAAGGCTGGCTCCGGGGCATGCACCACCAAGTCGAAAATTTGCAAGCCTATATTGATGAATACTGCTACCGGTTTAACCGAAGTAATATGAAGGAAAGAATCTTCGATAGCCTTTTAACCAGAATGGTTAATGCAGAGCCCTTCCCTTATAAACAAAGTATTATTTAA
- a CDS encoding nucleotidyltransferase domain-containing protein — MSKKEQILQLIKKVVDKNAPDSEVYLYGSQARGNAKKLSDWDLLILLNSANVSFDFETKFMDEFYELELKTGEIFSPLIYSKNDWNSNYSITPLYENIQKEGIRLK; from the coding sequence ATGAGTAAAAAAGAGCAAATATTACAGCTGATAAAAAAGGTCGTTGACAAAAATGCACCTGATTCAGAAGTTTATTTGTATGGTTCTCAGGCACGTGGAAATGCAAAAAAACTTTCCGATTGGGATTTGTTGATTCTGCTCAATTCTGCAAATGTGTCGTTTGACTTTGAGACTAAATTCATGGACGAATTCTATGAATTGGAATTAAAAACAGGAGAAATTTTTTCGCCATTGATTTACTCAAAAAATGACTGGAACTCAAACTACTCGATTACTCCGTTATACGAAAATATTCAAAAAGAAGGAATTAGACTAAAATGA
- a CDS encoding IS91 family transposase: MQEQITVGSLLREYGGNYISQNKVTKGQQSLIHLLSACRTGGLGSHFEKCDHCSYTEKSYNSCRNRHCPVCQQKEKLEWLDKRMKELLPVGYYHLVFTLPHELNPLCLQNRKVMYGLLFKAVSQTLLELTRDVKHLGADIGLVTVLHTWGQNMKEHPHLHCIMPAGGLGFDREHWVHVPAKNNFFIAGKILAKKFRGKFLYLLKQAKEKGELDFHGKLAGIKGPVQFNRFLTPLYKKDWVVNVQAPMGNPEKILEYLSRYVFRIAITDRRILEVKNGKVRFSWKDYRTGRFREMKLDVDEFIRRFLLHILPKGFFKVRYYGILSSRYRKQNILAAKQLLAQEVENRKEEALEDGGQVWEKQDTVWTEILECIQNFRQPNCPVCKKGRLRFAGLVKDVPWEPG; the protein is encoded by the coding sequence ATGCAGGAACAAATAACTGTAGGAAGTTTACTGCGTGAATACGGGGGAAACTACATCAGCCAAAACAAGGTAACAAAAGGGCAGCAGAGCTTAATCCACCTGCTGTCGGCGTGCCGCACCGGGGGCCTTGGAAGCCATTTCGAGAAATGCGACCATTGCAGCTATACAGAGAAATCTTATAACTCCTGCCGCAACCGCCACTGCCCTGTGTGCCAGCAAAAAGAAAAACTGGAATGGCTGGACAAACGGATGAAAGAACTTCTCCCGGTGGGGTATTACCATTTGGTGTTCACCCTGCCGCATGAGTTAAACCCGCTATGCCTGCAAAACAGGAAAGTGATGTATGGCTTGTTGTTCAAAGCTGTTTCACAAACCCTGCTCGAACTTACCCGTGACGTAAAGCACCTGGGCGCTGATATTGGCCTGGTTACCGTACTCCATACCTGGGGGCAGAACATGAAGGAACACCCACACCTGCATTGCATCATGCCCGCAGGGGGCCTGGGCTTCGACCGCGAACACTGGGTGCATGTACCGGCCAAAAACAACTTTTTCATCGCAGGCAAGATATTGGCAAAAAAGTTCAGGGGAAAGTTTCTGTATTTGCTAAAACAAGCCAAAGAAAAAGGGGAACTCGATTTTCACGGCAAACTGGCAGGCATAAAAGGGCCTGTGCAGTTTAACCGCTTCCTCACGCCTTTATACAAAAAGGACTGGGTGGTGAATGTGCAGGCACCCATGGGCAATCCTGAAAAAATACTGGAATACCTTTCGCGTTACGTGTTTCGTATTGCCATTACCGACCGGCGGATTTTGGAAGTGAAGAATGGCAAAGTGCGATTTTCGTGGAAAGATTACCGTACAGGCAGGTTCCGGGAAATGAAACTGGATGTGGATGAGTTTATCCGCCGGTTTTTGTTGCACATTTTGCCAAAGGGCTTTTTTAAAGTGCGGTACTATGGAATTTTATCGAGCCGTTACCGTAAACAAAACATCCTGGCGGCAAAACAACTGCTGGCACAAGAGGTCGAAAACCGGAAAGAAGAGGCACTGGAAGATGGCGGCCAGGTTTGGGAAAAACAGGATACGGTGTGGACTGAAATCCTGGAATGTATCCAAAACTTCCGGCAGCCTAACTGCCCGGTATGTAAAAAAGGGAGGTTGCGTTTTGCCGGTTTGGTGAAAGATGTTCCGTGGGAACCCGGATAG
- a CDS encoding M4 family metallopeptidase, which translates to MVYAHGNFVAIDDMDIAPILTSIDARNAFADYKNIPIDSIVNFQSELLIREFSYGNSDSSSIPKLVYKVTIDAECIVNNEIGYIDANSGKVLATIPRMTGISYVGTFSTRYSGTQTAKTMLGSGKYRLEDDSRAAPIHTKNLNNSTNITNAAEIYDYNNIWTSSEHSPNNIDMGLDVHWALQEIYDYFYDNYEISSFNDNSFDINAFIRWGNDPDDRDNAKWDPTYNRLLFGEGYTYLNPIASLDAVAHEYGHGISDMQADIPYDDVPSAAIQEGLSDIWSVILENAIEPVNIWQIGDQVVKSGSCMRNNANPTDALAKYQLSVTYGSPSFNNTTSQYIKSGVFSYWFYLLVNGGSGTNEIGDSYSVYGIGMDEAEEFITNSIYDEYLDNLSSFSDFKSAFSNAAMVYYGDSSFIKNQVDMAFYAVGLSTEPNPLNYDITGANLLCTSSNETYTLNGDVPSNATVNWTSSSNINIISSSNTSAICSGNGYGSSWLRATVTINGNSFSVTNYDIGVGPPSILDVTSTNNLSYDYISDSYKILAGSGDYKYEGKLVVDEYYGLATNYHWAKVLGSTLIPINWSASYNTVYVYTKAADRILMLSCTASNACGSYTKNYSFFTGDASPFFALYPNPASNTVEIEVIGLTNSVNNNNEYEVELIDNTMQIRKKIKMKSNKTTINISGLKKGIYFVLLKSGH; encoded by the coding sequence ATGGTTTACGCTCACGGTAATTTTGTTGCAATCGATGATATGGATATAGCCCCTATATTAACCTCCATTGACGCAAGAAATGCTTTTGCGGATTATAAAAATATTCCCATTGACTCCATTGTAAACTTTCAAAGCGAACTTTTAATAAGAGAATTTAGTTATGGAAATTCTGATTCTTCTTCAATCCCAAAACTAGTGTATAAAGTAACAATTGATGCCGAATGCATTGTTAATAATGAGATTGGTTATATTGATGCTAATTCAGGAAAAGTTCTGGCAACAATCCCTAGAATGACAGGTATTTCTTACGTTGGAACATTTAGCACACGTTATAGTGGAACGCAAACAGCAAAGACAATGTTGGGTTCTGGTAAATATAGATTAGAAGATGATTCGCGTGCAGCTCCAATACATACAAAAAACCTAAATAACAGCACCAATATCACTAATGCTGCTGAAATCTATGATTATAATAACATCTGGACTTCTTCTGAACATAGTCCTAACAATATTGATATGGGATTAGATGTCCATTGGGCATTACAGGAAATATATGACTATTTTTATGACAATTATGAAATAAGTAGTTTTAATGACAACTCCTTCGATATTAATGCTTTTATTAGGTGGGGAAATGATCCTGATGATAGAGATAATGCAAAATGGGATCCTACCTATAATCGGCTATTATTTGGAGAAGGTTATACATATTTAAACCCCATTGCATCATTAGATGCGGTAGCGCACGAATATGGTCACGGGATTAGCGATATGCAAGCTGACATACCTTATGATGATGTACCCTCAGCAGCAATTCAAGAAGGATTGAGTGATATTTGGTCCGTAATTCTTGAAAATGCAATAGAACCCGTTAATATTTGGCAAATAGGTGACCAGGTGGTAAAGAGTGGTAGCTGCATGAGAAATAATGCAAATCCTACAGATGCTTTAGCAAAATACCAACTTTCTGTCACCTATGGTAGCCCTAGTTTTAATAATACAACAAGTCAATATATAAAAAGCGGTGTATTTTCATACTGGTTCTATTTACTTGTAAATGGAGGTTCCGGTACGAATGAAATAGGAGATAGTTATTCCGTTTATGGCATTGGTATGGATGAAGCTGAAGAGTTTATAACTAACAGCATATATGACGAATACCTTGACAATTTAAGTAGTTTCTCCGATTTTAAATCTGCCTTTTCAAATGCTGCAATGGTTTACTATGGAGACTCAAGTTTTATAAAGAATCAAGTTGATATGGCTTTTTATGCAGTTGGTCTTAGTACAGAACCGAATCCATTAAACTATGACATTACCGGTGCAAATCTTTTGTGTACAAGCTCAAATGAAACCTATACATTAAATGGTGATGTGCCTTCAAATGCTACTGTTAACTGGACAAGCAGTTCAAACATTAATATTATTTCGAGCTCAAATACAAGCGCTATTTGTTCAGGGAATGGGTATGGTAGTAGTTGGCTAAGAGCTACTGTTACTATTAACGGAAACTCATTCAGTGTAACTAATTATGATATTGGTGTAGGTCCACCCTCAATTCTTGATGTTACCAGCACTAATAACCTAAGTTACGACTACATTTCTGACTCATATAAAATATTAGCCGGAAGTGGTGACTACAAATATGAAGGGAAACTGGTTGTAGATGAATATTATGGCTTAGCCACAAATTATCACTGGGCAAAAGTTTTAGGGTCAACATTAATCCCTATTAATTGGTCAGCAAGTTATAATACTGTCTATGTTTATACAAAGGCTGCTGACAGAATACTAATGCTATCTTGCACAGCAAGCAATGCTTGTGGTTCATACACGAAAAATTACTCATTTTTTACAGGAGATGCCAGTCCTTTTTTTGCTCTTTATCCAAATCCTGCAAGTAATACTGTAGAAATTGAAGTTATTGGTTTAACAAATAGCGTCAATAATAACAATGAATATGAAGTAGAACTCATTGATAATACAATGCAGATAAGAAAGAAAATAAAAATGAAATCAAACAAAACAACTATCAATATTTCTGGATTAAAAAAGGGAATCTACTTTGTGTTATTAAAATCTGGTCACTAG
- a CDS encoding site-specific integrase, with amino-acid sequence MNYYDKFKKRFEQEAVLRNLSERTRKSYWWHIADYSNFCKKDPEHTGVEELRAYFQSMLTDGNHKPGSVKMGYYALRFLFTNIYHKEWAKEYLPTPKVAKTLPLVLSKDEVSDVLGAIDNFKHRAIIMLIYSTGARVSESVNIKLTDIDSRRMQVNIQEGKGLKQRKVPLSPVLLSVLRDYYKKYKPQHYLFEGAGGKGTHLGITAVRTICINARHRTPQVKKPYTPHTFRHCFATHHLEQGTNILVIQRLMGHSDLSNTLKYLHVQQLNTSQVVNPLDTLEGLEGLCRNK; translated from the coding sequence ATTAATTATTATGACAAATTTAAAAAAAGATTTGAACAGGAAGCGGTTTTACGCAATCTAAGTGAAAGGACCCGTAAAAGTTACTGGTGGCACATTGCCGATTACAGTAACTTTTGCAAAAAAGACCCGGAACACACGGGAGTAGAAGAACTCAGGGCCTATTTTCAAAGTATGCTCACCGATGGGAACCACAAACCGGGCAGTGTAAAAATGGGCTACTACGCCCTTCGGTTCCTCTTTACAAATATTTACCATAAGGAGTGGGCAAAAGAATACCTTCCAACGCCAAAGGTTGCCAAAACACTCCCGCTGGTTTTATCAAAAGACGAAGTGAGCGATGTACTCGGGGCTATTGACAACTTCAAGCACCGCGCTATCATCATGCTCATTTATTCCACCGGGGCCAGGGTATCAGAGAGTGTAAACATCAAACTTACCGACATTGACAGCCGACGGATGCAGGTAAACATCCAGGAAGGCAAAGGGCTGAAACAACGTAAAGTGCCGCTATCGCCGGTTTTACTTTCTGTTTTAAGGGATTATTACAAAAAGTACAAGCCGCAGCATTACCTTTTTGAAGGCGCGGGAGGAAAAGGTACCCACCTGGGCATTACAGCAGTACGGACTATTTGTATTAATGCACGGCACCGCACGCCACAGGTTAAAAAGCCTTACACGCCACACACTTTCCGGCATTGTTTTGCCACGCACCACCTCGAACAGGGCACCAACATTCTGGTTATACAGCGCCTGATGGGGCATTCCGATTTAAGCAACACGCTCAAATACCTCCACGTGCAGCAACTCAACACAAGCCAGGTGGTAAACCCGCTGGACACGCTGGAAGGACTGGAGGGGCTATGCAGGAACAAATAA